From the Pseudorasbora parva isolate DD20220531a chromosome 2, ASM2467924v1, whole genome shotgun sequence genome, the window gggaggagtGGAGGACGTGAGAGATGGCATCTTCAGTCGATCTCTTGGGACGATAGGCGAACTGAAGAGTCCAAGGTGGTCCAAGGTGTCAGGGAGGGAGGAGCAGatgttgtttttgatgagtCTCAAAGACCTTCATGACTAAAGATGTGAGAGCCACTGGGCGATAGTCATTTAGGCAAGAGGATTTACTGTTCTTAGGGACAGGGATGATGGTGGATTTTTTAAATGAGGTTGGGACCACAGATGTAGCAAGGGACTCATTGAAGATGGATGTGAGGATGGatgctgctaacagaaatgacgtgcagttgatggttttagtcactggcttgattcactgatgcatcaagacggccagcggcgggactgacagttttaaacgatttagaaagaaagtctgtgtgaacttgaatgattagctacacatcagaactcactgatcccagataaagcattaatgaacactcttactcactgtttgtggtggtgaatccgtatggtaaagcctgtgctgctgacatccaTTGATAAACTGACTCCTTTCTCTAATAATCTCTGGGTGGGCAAAGCAGGGGAAgggtaacctttcctggtatgacgtcataacaggagaattcaagatcagctcatctgagctctcattttctcaaaggcagagaaagacagccagaactcgatttatactgatcaaaatttctagcgacTTGGGGACAaaattcaggctaggggaactcatattaatgttgaaaaacctcataaaataaaaatgtcatgccatgggacctttaactgTCTTCAAATGTGGACACCATGCATGAAAGGGCTAATAACtgcattcatgaacatgatttcctAGCCCGATTTTTTTCCAGTGGCTGTAAGGTGAAGACCAGATGTCCCATGATTctgtgctcaaacttggcgtcatcgaactacgcctttgttttgaataggcgccctctagcggacagaaAAATGACATAGTATAGCTTTAAGGAATATTTttggttcttgaaacagataAGCTtaattctcaaatattttaatagaaatctcacaaatatattaagtatattttaaataaataattggttagTCAAATACTAAATTCCTTTAGTGAAACAAAAAccaaaacttaaatataactatagaTTTAAGactaaattaactgttggatttgtAGTCAATTATATTGGTATGTTCAACTCAAACCAACCAAGTAAATTATATTCAGAGATTTTAAGTTAAtcaagttaattattactgttatATTTACTATGCCACGTACTAATTTTTTAGAAtgtgtaattttatttaatgtgcagTATACATACTGTATATGATAACAACAGTAAGTTATAGGCTATTTTTAGTAGTAGACTATGTATTTCTTATTGTAGCTGAGGAGACAAAACTATAAGATATAATATAGTCAATGCACTGAGGAGGAGTATTTTCCTTAAAACATTCATGCATAAACACAGACTAATTAATGAAAAAATACCATGTAGATTGGAAGattaaaattcagtttttatttcaCATGAACTCATGAATCAGTATGTAGGATTAATGTATTTCAATCTGTTTGCAAGCTATCTTGCACTTTGCCAGTCTTTGATAAGTTGTTGTTTCCAACCCCAACCCtaataaaaaatagaaatacACATGAGCAATCACAAAACCTTACATTGCAcaagttttaattttaaaccTATGAGTCATCCATATTTATTTTCGATTTGATGATTAGGCATTATTAATAAAGCAATATAAAATTTGTTTTACCGCTGCAGCACCCCCACTGGCCAGATGCTTCACAATTAAACCGTCTCAGTCGCAGTCTGCCATTCAAGATCCTGTTCATTTCCATTCACAGGAATCATGTTAGCATACACATAACCAAAATTTCACCTGCTAGAAAATTCTctaattttttacttttaaataaatagaacaggataaaataaaataaaataaaactatagCCTACCACTTCTAAAAAAATCCATAATTCATTGGCCTactgtttatttgatcaaacagAGAGACATTAAAAATTCATGACATGTTTTATTTAACCCTAATTATGTCTTTAATTGTGTCGAAAGTCTTAAGACTTTTTATTGATCACTGTTTATTGTTTGCAGCTTGAAAATGATcaaacatgttttatatttgCCAGAAATGGTGATTAGAAGTTGGTGAAGAAGAAGATGTATGTAAGGGTCTGTAAAGATTGTCAAGTATGCAGGTCATTGTAAGATGATGGGTTGCTTTACTTATAGTGAGAGTCTTGTGTACTGACATACCTGAATTTTGGAGGCTGGCTGAGAAGAAGATGGTAGTCCCAACCACTTTTTTCCACACTGGGATGATGTCAGGCAGTAATAACCTTTAGGGCAGCAAGTTAACCCACCTGTGCAGCACACAGCCTGAAGGAGTAGGCAAAAAAGGTTCAACCTAAACTTAATAAAGTATAACATAGTTACACATTTTAATATGATTTACCTTTCGTTTTGGACAGCAGCGCCAGCTGCCAGAAGCAGTCAGACAGCAAGTGTCTGTACCAGGACATGAACTAGTAGAATCACAGCGCACCCTAGAGACAGAGTCACTATCAGACTCTTCTGGGTTTGAGAGATTCATCAGTGGCTCATCTGCAGCTACTAGAGCTACCATAAGTAATATAAACACTGGAAGCATCTGAAAATATGAAATGAACATACTATGTGAAATAATATGATATGTaataaattattgaaaaattGTTCTGGAGCATTTACCTTGTTCATAGGCTGAGTCTTTTCTTTGAGGATCGTGTTTTGCTGTCTGAGCTCTGTCCTGATGTTCTGACTGTATCTCTTTTATAGGCTACATATACACACGGCTCCTCCCACTGTAAAAACTGAACATTTGTTGAGTCAAAATTTAACCATGACCTTTAGATAATGCTTTATGAGTTTTAAACATATGGAAGTCCTTGTATGAACAGGCTGTATATTAAAGAATGGGAATGGGTGTAAGACAGGACATTACAGAGTTAGTGAGAGGATCACTTCCTCATCCTTAtgtatttaaaactaaatttgtaattaatgattcaaatgaattatattaaataactgTTCTAtttgaaaacatatttttttatatatttgaaaacaatttattcagaatttATTACtccattcagaaatcattctactCTCAACTTTGCtcaatttaataaaacaaatctcACTGTCAAACAACACAAATACAATTAGCTACTTATGGTTAGAAGAGTTAagcaatatatattttatttttcttggcATGCTCCCTGTCAGTCCGTCTCATTGCTGTTGGTTGACATTATGCCACTCCTGTTGCAAAAATTAAAGCGGCCTGGCTTTCCTTGATGGCTTGTGCACAAAATTCGAGGAGCTTTTGTTTGATGGCTTCCTCTTGATCTCATTCCAGAGCTTTTTAGTGGGGTTCATGTCTGTAGATTGTGATTGCCATAAAAGGGTCTTGATCTGTTGGTCCATCCACACCTTGGTTAGCCTAACTGTGTTGCATCGAGTATTGTCTTACATGAAAAACAACAGCCATTTGAGTTGGGGAATATTGTCAGAGCAGAAGAACGCACGTGTTCTTCCAGGATAACCTTGTATGtggctttattttatttaaatcaattttattttttgtttatttgtttattgtttatttttattttaacaattgAAAAATTCCTgctgtttatttattacattaaaaCCAAAGTAACCACTAGATGAAGAAGACTGTGCATTACCAATTGTTATGGTGAGCAAGTCAATAAAAAATGCTATACATTGTCTCCAGTGTTCACATCATGAATCGTACAGCAAACCACCTCtaagtcagaaaacaaacaacaacatctCCTCTGCTCCTCCAGGGACACAACAGCATCTCATCTGCTCCTCCAGGGACACAACAGCATCTCCTCTGCTCCTCCAGGGACACAACAGCATCTCCTCTGCTCCTCCAGGGACACAACAGCATCTCATCTGCTCCTCCAGGGACACAACAGCATCTCATCTGCTCCTCCAGTGACACAACAGCATCTCATCTGCTCCTCCAGGGACACAACAGCATCTCCTCTGCTCCTCCAGGGACACAACAGCATCTCCTCTGCTCCTCCAGGGACACAACAGCATCTCATCTGCTCCTCCAGGGACACAACAGCATCTCATCTGCTCCTCCAGTGACACAACAGCATCTCATCTGCTCCTCCAGGGACACAACAGCATCTCCTCTGCTCCTCCAGGGACACAACAGCATCTTATCTGCTCCTCCAGGGACACAACAGCATCTCCTCTGCTCCTCCAGGGACACAACAGCATCTTATCTGCTCCTCCAGGGACACAACAGCATCTCCTCTGCTCCCCCAGGGACACAACAGCATCTCCTCTGCTCCTCCAGGGACACAACAGCATCTTATCTGCTCCTCCAGGGACACAACAGCATCTTCTCTGCTCCTCCAGGGACACAACAGCATCTCCTCTGCTCCCCCAGGGACACAACAGCATCTCCTCTGCTCCCCCAGGGACACAACAGCATCTCCTCTGCTCCTCCAGGGACACAACAGCATCTCATCTGCTCCTCCAGGGACACAACAGCATCTCATCTGCTCCTCCAGGGACACAACAGCATCTCCTCTGCTCCTCCAGGGACACAACAGCATCTTATCTGCTCCTCCAGGGACACAACAGCATCTCCTCTGCTCCTCCAGGGACACAACAGCATCTTATCTGCTCCTCCAGGGACACAACAGCATCTCCTCTGCTCCTCCAGGGACACAACAGCATCTTATCTGCTCCTCCAGGGACACAACAGCATCTCCTCTGCTCCTCCAGGGACACAACAGCATCTTATCTGCTCCTCCAGGGACACAACAGCATCTCCTCTGCTCCTCCAGGGACACAACAGCATCTCCTCTGCTCCTCCAGGGACACAACAGCATCTCCTCTGCTCCTCCAGGGACACAACAGCATCAAACTGGCGCAATCATAGACCTATATTATGTAGATTCCTCATTTGGCTGATTCGCGCAGGcactattaataaaaaattaataaaaataaaattatatatatatatatatatatatatatatatatatatatttttttttttttttttacataaggacgcacactcaaaagtaatcgggtcaggtcgtttacatggagATTTTTTTGATAGGTTTATGAAAAGGTTTATCtcacccctctcaaaccgatttcaatttcattcggtttgggcatttttattccgattgaggtgtttatatggtgTATTTTCATTAAGactggacttttaaaccgattacagtgctccatgaaCACCCACCTATTATTTGGGTAGCACACACATTCTGAAAGCCTTCAGCAGAATTCAGATGAGccattttaatctagattaatctaaatgaaaaaaataatctatgcccACCTCTAATATATATTATTGCGATGGTtttgaccttaccagacggAAGTTATAGCgaatgggaacactagatgagtttcatctggatatgaggtaaaaaacaaacaaaaaacataaatactgttcggttcgTGTCtgaagacatcaatgtgtcgtcacgagcagcagggtttttgtgcttgttgtctaagcatgtttttttttgtactctcatagagttgttacccattcacatgcataatgactggcagactgcaatGGTTGGAATTAAaattcttcatttgtgttctactgaagaaacaaagacacctacatcttggatgcactgggggtacgcagataaaaaatcacattttcatttttgggtgaactatccctttaagtgcaaGGTCACTGAGTTCTGCAGTGTTGTGAAACCTTGTGATAATCAAATGTCAAATGAAGCTGGCTAAACTGCTCAATGAATCTTTTATTAACATCGTATTTACACACTGTtggttataataaaaaaatcataagtgTGCAGAATTTAGTCTGTGAGCTCACAATAAAACAGCATTTTGAGCAGTAAGTCTGACTTACTTCAACACCTCTGATTAACCATTGAATTCATGAGCTCACCAATGGCAGTCAGTgggtattttaattttaattttgttgtACTGTAAAAAGGCTGATATGTTTAAAATATCATCAGTCATCAGTTTTCCAGGATTTCCCTGACGCACAGGGATCCTGCAGGTGCTACCTCTCTGTTTGCTTATCGCAAAAATGCCAAGTGTGAGAAAAGTAGCATGTGTCCTTCAGATGAggcgttaaaccgaggtcctgactctctgtggtcatttaAATACCATGATGTCTTTTGgaacagaacaaaaaaaaaaaataggggtTTAACTACTAAATTTGCCGGATGGCCtttgtccatcatggcctccttcGTCAGAAGATGAAGATGATAAAAACAGGACTTAACAACCGCACTTATCTGTTTATCAAATTTAAGGTTGTTATCAAACCAAACACCCATTTAGTGCTGTAAGGAGTAAGAAGTTCTTAATCGAAGTCATGTACGTCATTTGAGccaaacaaaataaattcagttttactCTCATTGAGGCTTAAGAAATTACTTGCAAGCGTCCATTGTATCAGAATATTTGGAGTGACATGACTCCCAGTCAACATTTAGTCGACTTGTAATGGTGTGTTAGTCTGAGTAGAAGTTCCACTACGTCGTCGGTCCATACAAATGACTTCACTCTTGCTTTTGATGTTGTTGCATTTGCCATATTCATCTTCTTCTTGTGTTGGAATTgtagagggaatgcatcgacgtcactttcccgccggaaCACGCACCAtcagccggggctgagtggcagaagagctgctgtgtGACTGGAGTTAATAGAGGAAAATGCAAGTTGATCAAACGATTATCAGTTAAAACTAAAGTTTGGGCTCGATATAGtggtccttacaacttaccacagATTTAGTCGATTaagatccatggataatgacatgcagccaggaatcgtgttttcctgacatttttatgagcctgatttcgacatgattatttataactgtcacgaatggaaaacaaaagttttattcaaattctgaatatattatagacctattcataaaaaataaataataattatattgcccAGACAGCGTGCAAAGAGTactccctttataatcactaaaagctgtcactcattcaataaacgcaatctcacagaTTTTCAcagtgaagctggtatacaatgaatctcttattttcacaatgtctgcacttatAGAGACGCACGTGTTTAGCTGAACGCAGCACCTGGACAAACACTCGAGCGGTGAGTGGATTCCGAGTTCAACACCTGTCATTGGCCAATTCCATTGTAGAAATCTACAAAcctgtctgtgattggctacattactcaccgaagtGAAAACACGTTGGAAAAGTAATCATTTGacaagtgcaaatacagatacacactggatcattTGCTAGCTTTCTTATGGAGGATTACATATCTTAGCTATGGGCAGcttttccctctaaaagcagCAGGTTGgctgtggtttgagtgagaacaTTGCACactattatcaagtccgtctcaagctcggaacagcgatgtccattgggtccgtggacaagcctcccctACTCCTCCTCTGGCGCCGGGCCTGGTTTGGTGTGTTTTCACTGCATTCACGCTGTAAACCAGTGCTGCCTCTCAGTATTTTTGCCATGTAACAACTATgagtctcggggaataattaatttaaattggaCTCATATTCATGAGTTTCTGAATGTGACTCGCTGGTTGTACATTAATTAGTAACTTTATAACGGGACTTTTAATCCTGTTATTATCAAAGTCGATTTCAGTCATCCAGATTTTCCTCTCGTCTCGTAAGTGGAAAATGAGATTTCTTCATCAAATATCAATGTTACAAACTTGAAGAAACTACGATTTCACACAGGGTAAAATATGCATATACATGTGGGTAATAAAACAACGTACAGGGAAAAATCCAAACTTAAcgaataaaacaaaagtaacatagaatgaaagagagagagagagagtttgagagagagagaaagagagagagactctgacTTTTAACATCTCTTTAATTACAAATCTAATTGCACAATATACAAAAAAAGCCTTAACACATTACTTCAGAAATATACATTcctaaaacaaataataaataaataaaataaatacaatcagttaaaaaaaacacttttacatCAATACATCACAACCTCCCTCATCATTGggttgaaataaaacatttccaaCACCCCATAAAAAGAAGAAAGATTCAGTATCGTTCACTAATTCATAATACTTATACTCCATTACCAGCCTACTCTTTACCAAAGCTCTGAACATGCTCAAAGGATCAGTATCATTATTAGACAGcaattttctttttctggtgAGCCAAATTGCCATTTTTGCCTTtctgaataaaacatttatcaaaAGAATTTAGCTTTTGTTCAAGGTgttatattttggtccaaaaataaagagactatttgtaaaaataaaaccaaaattaTGGCTCAAATCTCTTAATACATCAAAAATTCCTAACAACCTTGAACACCCAATAAAAATATGGAAAACTGTTTCTGGAAGACCACAAAACAAACACTCTTCTCCTTGCAAAGGATTTAGATGAACTTTGTACCGGTTTGTTGCTAAAATCCAAT encodes:
- the LOC137092778 gene encoding progranulin-like, giving the protein MNKMLPVFILLMVALVAADEPLMNLSNPEESDSDSVSRVRCDSTSSCPGTDTCCLTASGSWRCCPKRKAVCCTGGLTCCPKGYYCLTSSQCGKKWLGLPSSSQPASKIQDLEWQTATETV